The Mycolicibacterium fluoranthenivorans genomic interval GCGCGGAGGGCATCGCGCTCATGCCGAACCGGGCTCTTCTCCCACCGCCACCGGCACCCGCACGGCGTTACCCCATTCGGTCCACGAACCGTCGTAGTTGCGTACCCCGGGCAGCCCCAGGAGGTGGGTCAGCACGAACCAGGTGTGGCTGGACCGCTCGCCGATGCGGCAGTACACGATCGTCTTGTCGTCGGCACCGAGGTGACCGTAGAGCTTCTCCAGTTCGGCGCGGCTGCGGAACCGACCACTCTCATCGGCGGCCTTGGCCCAGGGGATCGACACCGCCGTCGGGATGTGGCCGCCGCGCAGGGCGCCTTCCTCCGGGTAGTCGGGCATGTGGGTGCGCTCGCCGGTGTACTCCTGCGGGGACCGGACATCGATGAGCGGCTGGGTGCCCAGCGCGGCGAGGACATCGTCGCGATACGCCCGGATGGGGCTGTCATTGCGTTCGACCGTCGGATATCCGGTGGTCTGCTTGGTGGGTACCTCCAGCGAGGTGTCCCGGCCGTGCGAGACCCACAGGTCGCGGCCACCGTCGAGCAGGCGCACGTCGGGATGCCCGAAGAGGGTGAACACCCAGAGTGCGTACGCGGCCCACCAGTTGCTCTTGTCGCCGTAGATCACGACGGTGTCCTCGCGCGAGATGTCCTTGCGGTTCA includes:
- a CDS encoding sulfurtransferase translates to MPLAADPDPALAAYAHPERLVTADWLSANLGRPGLAIVESDEDVLLYDTGHIPGAVKIDWHVDLNDPTVRDYIDGAQFADLMNRKDISREDTVVIYGDKSNWWAAYALWVFTLFGHPDVRLLDGGRDLWVSHGRDTSLEVPTKQTTGYPTVERNDSPIRAYRDDVLAALGTQPLIDVRSPQEYTGERTHMPDYPEEGALRGGHIPTAVSIPWAKAADESGRFRSRAELEKLYGHLGADDKTIVYCRIGERSSHTWFVLTHLLGLPGVRNYDGSWTEWGNAVRVPVAVGEEPGSA